One window from the genome of Saccharomyces mikatae IFO 1815 strain IFO1815 genome assembly, chromosome: 4 encodes:
- the GCS1 gene encoding GTPase-activating protein GCS1 (similar to Saccharomyces cerevisiae GCS1 (YDL226C) and SPS18 (YNL204C); ancestral locus Anc_2.46), protein MSDWKVDPDTRRRLLQLQKIGANKKCMDCGAPNPQWATPKFGAFICLECAGIHRGLGVHISFVRSITMDQFKPEELLRMEKGGNQPLSEWFKSHNIDLSLPQKVKYDNPIAEDYKEKLTCLCEDRPFEEQEHVDFDGSKLSATATAADTTTSGEAQSREETPLENRRSATPANSGNGSNLQKEKNEAYFAELGKKNQSRPDHLPPSQGGKYQGFGSTPANPTQEQPAGTTNTLSLENFQADPLGTLTRGWGLFSSAVSKSFEDVNETVIKPHVQQWQSGELSEETKRAAAQFGQKFQETSNYGFQAFSNFTKNFNGSAEENSTTGNTTHAGYQKIGSTDKQNEQEQDKWDDF, encoded by the coding sequence ATGTCGGATTGGAAAGTGGACCCAGATACCCGTAGACGCCTTTTACAGTTGCAGAAGATTGGTGCGAACAAGAAATGCATGGATTGTGGCGCACCAAATCCACAATGGGCAACTCCGAAATTTGGAGCCTTTATTTGCCTTGAATGTGCCGGTATTCATAGAGGCCTCGGTGTGCATATATCATTTGTGAGATCTATCACTATGGATCAGTTTAAGCCAGAGGAGTTGCTGCGCATGGAGAAAGGTGGTAATCAACCATTGAGTGAATGGTTCAAATCGCATAATATCGACTTGAGTTTACCACAGAAAGTGAAGTACGATAATCCCATTGCAGAGGactacaaagaaaaattgactTGTCTTTGCGAAGATAGACCATTCGAAGAGCAAGAACATGTGGATTTTGATGGTTCAAAATTGTCAGCCACCGCTACCGCCGCTGATACCACTACTTCTGGTGAAGCTCAAAGTCGAGAAGAGACACCTCTGGAAAACCGTCGATCTGCAACACCAGCAAACTCCGGTAATGGTTCCAACCTtcaaaaggagaaaaatgAGGCATATTTTGCTGAACTAGGTAAGAAGAATCAATCTAGACCAGATCATTTACCTCCCTCTCAAGGAGGCAAATACCAAGGATTTGGCAGCACACCCGCTAATCCTACACAAGAACAACCGGCAGGGACCACTAATACTTTGAGTCTAGAGAATTTCCAAGCTGATCCGTTGGGAACATTGACTAGGGGATGGGGCCTCTTCTCCAGTGCAGTATCTAAATCTTTTGAGGATGTAAACGAGACTGTAATCAAACCTCATGTTCAACAATGGCAATCTGGAGAGTTGTCCGAAGAGACAAAGAGAGCAGCGGCTCAATTCggtcaaaaatttcaagaaacaaGTAATTATGGGTTTCAAGCATTTAGTAATTTcaccaaaaatttcaatggtagtgcagaagaaaattctacTACAGGGAATACGACCCATGCAGGATACCAAAAGATTGGTAGTACTGACAAGCAAAATGAACAGGAACAAGATAAATGGGACGATTTTTAG